TTTATCTATAAGAGCGTGTAATTGTGTTTCTCCTACTTTAGTTGCTTCTATTTGTGACCGTAAATCACCTAATCTCTCTTCAGGGATTCGCATATTTGATACAATTAAATTTGCAACATCATTTAAAAATATCCCTTTACTTATAATACGAGTTGGAGGAATACGCATCCCTTCACCATAGTGATCTTTTGATTTTATATCGAATGATCCGGGCACAGAACCTCCCATATCTGCCCAGTGGCCATTTACCTGCATAAAGGAAATCAAACGATTCTCATAAAATACAGGACGAATCAATCGTGTATCATTAAAATGGGTACCACCACGGTATGGGTCATTAACAATAAATACATCCCCAGGATGAATGTCATTTTTAAAATCTTCTAATACTGCTTTAGCTGTTAAATGTAAGGTACCAACATGGACTGAAATATCTTGTGTCCCTTGCATGACTGTGTTCCCATCCGCATCACATATAGCCGAACTAAAATCTCTGTTATAGATAACAAATGAATAACATGTTCTCAAAATTTGTTCTGACATTTGGTCTACCAAATTGACATAGGCATTTTTTAAGACCTCGAATGTGACAGGATCTAATTTACTTTGAAATAATTCAGGTTTTGTTGTCATGGCCAGTCTCCTTTGCTATTTAATATTGAACCAGTATATTGCGATATTCATCAACTTTAGCAATAAAAGTTGGTGGAATTAAAATAGTAGAATCTAGTTGGTTAATAACAGCGGGACCTTGAATTTGAATATCTGTTGGCAATTGATCACGATGATATACTGGTGTTTTAACGAAACCATTAGATTCTTCAAAGTATACTGGTCTTTCCTCAACTAAAGCATCTTCTAATGTACCTTCAACAAACATTTTTGGTAATTCTGGTTTTTCTACAATACCAATTGCAGACACTCGTAATCCAAAAATTTCAACTTCTTGAGTAGCATTAAAGAAGGCAAATTCTCGTTCATGTTCCCTATGGAATTGTTCTAATATATCATCCATTGAAGTAAGTTTGCTGACGGTAATGGCTAAAGAGCGCCATTGTCCTGCATACCGCATATCAACATAACGGATAAAATTCATATCTTCCTCTGCAATACCTTCTTCTTTTAATAAAGCAAAGGCATCTGTTTCCATAGATGAAAATTCATGATCTAATTCATCAACTGTAATTTTCTTTGCATTTGCCATGAATGTTTTTGTTATATCGTGCTGAACATCTACCATTAAGCATCCCATCGCAGCAGCAACACCCGAATAAGGAGGGATAATCAACATCGGAATATCCATTTCCTTAGCCAAGTATGCTCCATGCATACCTCCAGCACCACCAAAAGCAACTAACGCAAAATCTCGCGGATCATATCCCCGGCGAACAGATATTAATCGTAATGCATCACACATATTTGCATTTGCCACTTTTAGAATTGAATCTGCAGCTTCTGCAATACTTAAATCAAATTTTTTTGCAATACTATCACGAATTACCTGCTCAGAAGCCTTTTTATCTAAAGACATTTGACCATCTAATAGATTCAGCCCTAAACGCCCTAACACTACATTAGCATCTGTATTTGTCGGTTCAGTACCACCACGGCCATAACAAGCTGGTCCCGGTTCTGCCCCCGCACTTTGTGGACCATTACGAAGTGAACCACCTTCATCTGTCCATGAGATACTTCCGCCACCTGCCCCAATTGTAAGAATTTCTATACTAGGGAAGCCAATTGGATAACCATATTCTATATACCAATCCTTAGTAATGCGTAATTCACCATCATACATAAGTGATATATCTGTACTTGTTCCACCCATATCAAAACCTATTGCATTTTTATATCCGCATAGGCTAGCGATATATTTACTCGCGATTGCTCCCGCTGCAATACCAGAGCTAGCTAATCGCGCTGCATAACGTGGGACTGTTTCAGATGTCATCACTCCCCCACCAGAATGCAAAACTAGAATATCCCCTTCATATTCAAGCTTTTTCATCTCATCTTCTAAACGATGAATATAGTTACTGACTGTTGGACCAAGCACAGCATTAATAATTGTAGTACTCATTCGATCTGTTTCAAAAATTTCAGGTAATACATCATTCGAATTACAAATGTAGACATCTTCACCTAACTCTTCACGCAAAATCTCTTTTACTCTTATCTCATTTTCTCCGTTGACATACGCATTAATGAAACAAATAGCAACTGATTCAACACCACGTTTTTTTAATTTTTTACCAAGTTGACGTACCTCATCTTCGTCAATATGTTCTAAAATATTTCCAGCATAATCGGTGCGTTCCTGTACTTCAAAGCGATCTCGACGTTTGATGTATGGTGGTGCCACATCATTATAAGCATCCCATAAATCCAGTCTTGTACCATCTCGAATCTCAATAACATCTCTGAACCCCTTAGATGTAACAAGTGCTGTTTTGGGTAATTTTCGTTCTATTAATGCATTTGTCCCAACTGTTGTGCCGTGCGAAAATCGTATGATATCGTTTCCTGATACCTCTGTTTGTTTCACACCTTCTACAATTCCTATCTCTGGACTTTTCGGAGTAGAAGATACTTTAGTTATCGAAATTTTCTTTTCTGTTTCATCAAAAACAAAAACATCAGTGAAGGTACCTCCAACATCAACCGCAAAACGATAATTTGACATGCATCCATCCCCTTTGACAACATGATTTTATGTTACAAAAATATCAAACTACATCTTCAGAAAGACCAATAGTATTCTTATTATTCTGACTATTATCAACGATATCATCTTCTGATAAAATACGATTGATTTCTTGATCCATTATGTTATTTGCATTTTCTGCGCCATATTTATGCATAGAATATTTATATAAGATGCCTCCAAATGCTGCCCATGCTATAATTATGACCCATTCATACGGCCAAACAAGTGCTGATGGCATCCCTGGCATATAAAGTGATAGCACTCCAACAGATAATACAACGGCAATCCAACCAACTAAATTACCACCTGGCACTTTAAATGGACGTTTTAAATTTGGTTCTTTTTTACGTAAAGCAATAAATGCGCATGCTACAAGTATCCAAGCTACTACTAAAGCCATTCCACCAGCATCCACTAGCCAAACAAGTGCTGGTCTACCAAATAATGGTGCGAAAGTTGTTAAAACAGCAATTAATAAGATTGCCTTATGTGGAGTTTTATATTTTGGATGAAGTTCTCCTAATGATTTTGGCAACATTCCCGCTTTTGCTAGAGCAAAAATTGCACGACTTCCACCAACATAAAATCCAAGCCAACTCGTCAATATGCCTCCAATCCCACCAAGTACAAGGACGTTCCCCATCATTTTACTACCACCAAAAGCTTTCGCCATCGCATCAGCTGTTACTAAATTTGACTTAGCGATTTCTGCAGGTGTCAACATATAAGAAACGCCAAAAATAATGCCTACATACCAAATGATTGCTAGTAATACGGATATTACTAATAATTGACCTATTCTTTTCCTTGGTAAATTGATCTCTTCAGCTGTTTGTGGAATTACATCAAATCCAACGAACATAAAAGGCGTCATAATGAGCACAACCATTATACCGCCCCAGCTATCTACAAATAAGGGCTTCATATTGGATACATTTCCTGCTATTGAACTCCCTGTAATGAGAAGCACTCCTGAAATTAAAATAACAAGTGTTAAAATACTCATAACAACACTCGTTACTTTCATACCGCGATAATTAATAAATGCCATAATTACAGATCCAATTACCCCCACAGCTACCCAAGTAAAATTAACATCCCATCCGGCAATCGTATACATATAGCCTTTGCTGTAACCAGGTACAACATATTCAAAAACTGTTGGTAATGCAACCGCCTCGAACGCTACAACCGATACATAGCCTAGCACCATTGCCCAAGTCGCTATAAATGATATTTGCCTCCCAAGCGCTTTATAGCTAAAGTATAGTTCTCCGCCTGAGAGAGGCATTGCCGAAGCTAGTTCGGCATATGCAAGACCGATAAATATGACTAAAACCCCACCGATTAAAAAAGAAATAATCGCTCCTAATGACCCTGCTCCAGTGATCCACAATCCTGCAGTAACTACCCATCCCCAACCAATCATTGCACCAAAAGCTAAAGCCATTACATCGCGGTTTCCAAGAATCTTCAAGAGTTTTTGATCTTCCACATTAATCCCCCCTTTGTTGAAAAAAGCTATTCTTATTTTGTAGCTACTTCTTGTGTTAATTGTTGCTGAATTTCTAGTACAACATCCTTTACAATAGCTATCATTTTATCTACTTCTTCAGCTGTAATAATCAACGGTGGAGAGAAGCATAAAATATCTGTTTGTTCATAAGTTACTGCACGACAAATTACACCTTTGTCGTGTAATGCTGCAACGATTCTCGGAGCTACCCCTAACTCCTTCTCAAAGCGTTCATTTGTTACTGGATCTTTAACAAACTCAATTGCTCCTAACAAGCCTTTAGCACGCACATCACCAACAATTGAAGATGCAGCTTTTATTTCTTGGAATCCATTTAGTAAACGTGTTCCCATTAAAGCTGAATTTTCAACAATTCCTTCTTGCTCCATAATTTCAAGATTCTTAAGTGCTACTGCAGCACCTGTAGGATGACCACTATAAGTAAAACCATGGAATAATGTCCCTACAGATTTTTCTTTTAATACTTCGTGTACTTGATCTTTTACAAGAACGCCACCTAATGGGAAATAGCCACTTGTTACACCTTTTGCAAATGCCAGTAAATCAGGTTCAACTCCATAATGTTCTACCGCAAACATTTTACCTGTTCTTCCAAAACCTGTTATTACTTCATCCACATGCATTAAAATGCCGTATTCATCACATATTTTTCGTACTTCTATCAAGAAATCATCTGGTGGAATTAAAACACCACCTGCCCCTTGAATTGGTTCTGTCATAAATGCTGCAATTGTTTCAGGACCTTCTTTTTCAATTGTTTCACGAATTGACTGGATCGATGCAGCCGTTCCAATTTCATAAGGTGATTTGGCATGTACAAAACCTTGCATAGTGACACCCGCCATGTCCCAAAATTCAGGAATACCTGTTGCACTAGTTGCTCCCGCAGAAACGCCATGATAGCCACGATTCATCGCAACAATTTTATTTTTTTCTGGTTTACCTTGAATTCTCCAGTAATGGCGAATTAGTTTTATAGCCGTATCATTGGATTCAGATCCACCCGAGGTCAAAAAAACTGCATTTAGGCTAGGTGGTGCAAGCTCTGCTATTTTCTTTGTTAATAAAATCGCTGGTTCGTTACTAAATGTAGAAAAACATGAGCTGTATGCCAATTGTTCCATCTGCTCTTTAGCTGCTTCCCCTAGTTCCTTACGTCCATGCCCAATATTGACATTCCATAATGATGACATAGCATCAATATATTCTTTACCTTCAGTAGAAGTTAAATAGATACCTTGACCTTTTTCAAAAATTACTTTTGCCCCTTTTGTTTGCTGTTCTTGGATCGATGTTGTTGGATGGATAAAATGTTGTTGATCCCATTTCACTAAATCTTTTGTATTCAAAATAATTTCCCCCTTTGATTTGGTAATAATCGGATACTCAAATGATTTCTGCATAATAAAAGCCAGCTCAAAAAAAGCAGCTAATGCTACACTTTTGAAACTGGCTGATACCTGCGAATTTAATAGCTTGTAACGCTTTTTAACAGGTTAGGCAGTAATATCATTTTTTATAGCATATCATATTCTAATAGAATTGTTAATAATTTTCTGAAATATTTAATTATTCTCTGTGCTATGTATGCATTTTCATTTTACAAAATAGTACTAATCATTAGAATTTCTCAAATAAAAAAGCATTTATAAGCAGAATCTACTGCTCATAAATGCTTACTTGTTTAATGATTTCTAATCATCATTGTTATTCAAACCTGTATACATTAACACTAATCGTAGTAATTCCAATACAGCTGTTGCTGCAGCTGCTACATATGTCAATGCTGCTGCACTTAATACTTTTCTAGCATGAGATTCTTCTTCATTTCGAATGATCCCTAAACTAACAACTTGGTTAAGTGCTCGTTTGGATGCATCAAATTCTACTGGTAACGTTACAATTTGGAAAAGCACACCGATTGCTAACAGTATAATACCAATAAGCATTAGTGAACGCATAGTTGAACTAAGCATACCAATCATAATGAATATCCAAGATAGGTTTGATGAAATGTTCGCTGCTGGTACTAATTTCGAACGAAATGTCAAGAATGCATAAGCTTCTTTATGTTGAATTGCGTGTCCACATTCATGTGCTGCAACAGCTGTTCCAGCTACTGAAGCGTTATGGTAATTATCTGAAGACAGCGCTACAGTTTTACTAGTTGGATCATAATGATCGGATAAAACGCCTGAAACTTCTACCACTCGAACATTACTTAACCCATTATTGTCTAAAATAGTTCTTGCAACTTCTGCACCTGTCATACCAGATGTGGAACGAACTTCCGCATAACGTTGATACGTTTTCATCACTTTACGTTGAGCATAAAGTGGTAACAACATCAATACAAGAAAATATACGATATACATCGCTACTGACAAAAATACCATCCTCCTATTACTAGCTTAATTTTATTTTAAAGGTAATTATTTGACCTCGCAAATGAAAACCTTTTTTGAGAAACAAAATAGGCTAATGTGATACAACCAATAGATAGCCAAAATGTAAAGTAACCAATTTCCGCCATATACTGTGCAAGCATACTATAAATAGGCATTTGACCAAATACATAGTCAATCACATCATTATGCAATGTCCAAATCGCTGCAAGTCCTACATGAGTAATCTTAAAATCATACATTGGAATATATAATATTGCTTGCACAGCCATAGCGAAATGTGAAAAAACTAGCATCCAGCCAAGATATCCGATTGATCCCATTTCTAATAATGCTAATAAATTCATCACTACTGCCCAAAGACCGTATTTTACTAATGTAATCAATGCTAGCGCTTCTATTAACCGCCAGTGTTTGCCGAAAATCCATCCTACTAGTGCGATGGAGAAGGATAATGTGGCTGTTGGGCTATCTGGAACAAAAATATAAAAGATTGGCTCTGTTATAGATAATTGTCCTCCATACCAAATATATCCATAAATTGTACCCAAAATGTTAACAATCAACAGTATCCATAGAAAAACCTTGTGAGATAATATCTTCCAAACTAACGTAAATAATTTATTCATGGCTGACCCCTTAAAAGAATATTCTAAATATGTTATAACCTTTTTTGGTACCATACGTCTATGTATATGTATAGAAAAAAGAGTCAGTATCCTGACTCTTCTCTTTAACTATTATTCAGCCTTTAAACTTGAAATAAATTTAGCTAATTTTTGAAGATCTTCATCTGATCCTTTGTATTGACCAGCAGGCATTCCACCTTTACCTTCGTGAGCAATTTTAGCAATTTCTTCAGGAGATAAGCCAGTGTTAGTTAAATTAGGACCAGCACCACCTTGAAGTTTATCACCATGGCAGTTTATACATGATTGTTTAGCATATACTTTGTAACCTGGATCTTCTTGGTTTATTTCAACAGCTTTAACGATTTGACCTTGTTTCTTAGCAGCAGCCCAGTCATGGTTAACCACTGATTCCCAAGTTAAGAAAACCATAGCAGCAAGTGCTAATAACATAAATGCTACTGGAAGTGGGCGTTTTAATGGTCTGCGTTCGGGACCTTTATCTAAGAAAGGTGCCAACATTAAAGAACCAATTGCGATAGCTGGAATAACAATTGCACCAATCGTATTATAAGGTCCTGAAGCATATTCATATTTAAGTAATTGATATAAGAATAAGAAGTACCAGTCCGGCATTGGAATATAACCAGTGTTTGTTGGATCTGCTTGTCCCTCTAATGGAGATGGGTGAGCAACTGTTAAAATTAAATAACCAACTAAGAAAACCGCACCAACCATCCATTCTTTTAATAAGAAGTCTGGCCAGAATGGTTCTGTTTTGCCAGGATATTCGGAATAATCTGGTGGATATACTTTGCGATTGTCTTTTTGTGGCACACGCGTATCTCCTACGAATTTCATTCCTTTTCCTTTATGCATTTTGTCCCCTCCTTAAGGAAATATTGGTGGCTAAATTGTAAGTTCTACAATGGGCCAGATATCCCTTGTCTACGAATCATAACAAAGTGTGCAGCAAGCAACGCTAATAGGCAAGCTGGTAAGAAGAATACATGAATTGCAAAGAATCTTGTTAATGTTTCTGCACCAATGATTGTAGAATCACCCGCTAATAATATTTTAATTGCTTCACCAATAAATGGTACGGATGCTGCAATTTGAATACCTACTTTTGTAGCGAATAATGCTTTCATATCCCAAGGAAGTAGGTAACCTGTAAAACCAAGGCCTAACATTACGCAGAAAATTAGAACCCCTACAATCCAGTTTAATTCACGAGGTTTTTTGTAAGAACCTGTAAAGAATACACGTAATGTATGAAGGAACATCATGACAATTACGAGGGAAGCGCCCCAATGGTGCATACCACGCACTATTTCACCGAATGCTACCTCATTTTGTAGGTAGTAAACCGATTTCCATGCATTTTGAATATCGGGTACATAGTACATTGTTAAGAACATACCGGATAAGATTTGAATAACAGTAACGAAGAACGTTAAACCCCCAAAACAATATACAAATGCAGAGAAATGATGCGCAGGGTTTACGTGCTCTGGAACTTCATGGTCAGCAATATCACGCCAAATTGGTGTAATATCAAGACGTTCATCGACCCAATCATAAATTTTATTAAGCACTGATGTCGTACCCCCTTACAATTATACTAAAGTGTTTGCTCTTGCTTTTCCGATCATTAATAGACCGTCTTTTTCTTTTACATCAAATTGATCTAACGGACCAAGTGGTGGTGTACCTGGAATATTCTTACCATTTTTTTCATATCGACCACCGTGACATGGGCAATAGAATTGATTTTTAAATTCTGCATTACCATTCCAGTTAACAGTACAGCCTAAATGTTTACATACAGGTGATAGAGCAATAATTTCATTGCCATTTTTATAAACCCACGCTGTGTTTGTAACATCTGATTTGTACCAAGCGTCAACTTGTTCAAATGTAAAGTCTACTTTTACAGGAGTTTCAGAAAGTTCTGTAATTTTTTTATCTGTTAATATAAAATCTCCTCCTGCTTTCTTTTGTAGAATCGGGTCGACTGCAAAACGAGCCATTGGCATTAACATACCTGCAGCCATGAAACCACCAACACCTGTTAATGTGTAGTTCAAAAATTGACGTCTTGTGACACGATTGTTACTCATCCTTTTCCCCCCTCTAACATCAGGTAAGTGCAATGGACCAAACTTATACAAAAAAGTAATACTAGGACATATCTATGATATCTCATGTAAAATGTTAGGTCAATATTGCAACTAATTGTTTTGTTTCCATTTGTGAACATTTATTGAAAGAAAATTCATTGGTTTGACCACTTAGAAGATAGCATTGGTATCACTTGTCTTAACTGATCACTTAGAACCGATTGTCTAACCTTCTGATCCATATCACCTAATGGAATAGACGGTAGCCATATTACGTCGTAATTTGGTACAATTTGATTCCATTCATGATCTGAGGTTACAAAGAAAATATATTTAAAACCAGCAGCTAGCAATTCATCATGTATAGAGGTGATCATTTCTTTTCTATGCATAGACTTGGTATATGTAATCGGAGATGTTAAAACAATTCGCCCTTTAAATTGTTGCTCAATGAAATTAGTTAATGACATTAAGAATTCTGCCCCAGTAGCACTTTGTTTTATACCTAAATCTGAACCTTCTAAAATAACTAAAGGAACAATTGCTGTATCAATAAATTCTTTTTGTTTTAAAAATTCTTCAATATCTTTGCTTGTCCAAAACATAAAATATTCCTCCTAAAAGTAAAACTTCATCCAATGATGGATGAAGTTTTTATTTTTCTACATTTTTTATAACATTTAATAATGCAGACAACTTGTAAAACTTCTCTTTGTCATTTTGATCAAGTGCTTCATCGATTTGTTTTAATATTGCTTCTTCTTGGAATGTCTTCATACTATCTTGTAAAATTTCCTCTGCCAGTTGGCGATCTGATTCACTAATTTGTAAATAGTTTGGCATATAAGGATTCTCCTCTAATACCGTTAAGTATTCACGACTAGGTGGTACTTTAGGGAAATTCAATTGTATAAACATTTCCTCGTCTGGATGAAGTCTTAAATCATGGAAGGATTTTTCCGCATCTGCTGTCATGATATTACCACGATAGAAGCGAAATGGTATGCCTGATGAATCTGTTGTTGACATGACCATAGCTCGTGGGCAGTAATGTGCTTCTTCAACAAAATGAATATGTTCCAATAATTCATCATGACCAAGCAGATAATTTAAAATCCATACACACTCACGACGTTTCATTTGGTACTTTTTTAAAAACCAACGGACAAATTCTTTTTTATCCAAGACAGAAACGGATGCGGTCATTTTGTATGAGCCTCCTCTCATTCAAATGTTTGTAAAAGGTCTTGCCAAGTAGGTTCATCTGGTTGCAAAGTCACTAATTGCTTAACTACTGCATGTGCTTCTTCACGTTTACCATCTTCAATCAAGAAATAAGCATATTTTTCAAGGAACAATGGATCTTCCTTATGGTCATTATATGCTAATTGATAAAAATCGTATGCACGTTCATAATTTTCTAATCGATCATATGAGACAGCTGCAAATGCTGAAAGAGTAGACCAATCGAAACTTTCTTGTTCTAATTGTTCAATCAACTCAATAATTTCTTCGTCTCTCTCTTCTTTCGATAAAACTGATACAAGTGTAATAATTGCCTCCATATATTCACTATCTAATGCAATTGCCTGACGCAAATATTTTTCGGCTTCTTCAGGTAAACTATTTTTTAGCGCCATTTTACCTGCGAATAAGTATAATTCTTTATCATATTCATCACGAGTTAATCCTTCTTTTATTATTTCATATGCTTTTTTATTATTCTCTAGCATGGCATAACTTTGAGCTAATAATAAATAAGCAGAAAAATAATCTGGATCGAAGGTTTTTAAATCTTCAGCATAGCGGATTGCAGTTTCATACATTTGTGATTGAAAAGCTGAGTATGCAGCACCAAATAATAAATCTGGAGAGGTATTGTCTTCAAGAGCTTTCATATAAAATGTTAGGGCTTCTTCAAACGCTGCACCAGCACGATGTACTTCTGCTAAACGTTCAACTAGTCTCACTCCTGCAATCTCTGTTTGTTCTTCGTATAATTCATGATAGATACGAGCAGCTTCTGTAAAACGCCCCATTTCCATTAATAATTCTGCTTTTGCAAAATGTAATAACGGTTCAGCTGGTAATAATTCTAATGCTTCATTAATACGTTGTTCAGAAGCTTCATATAACCCCTGCATTTGATAATAGTCTGCTAAAGCTAACAGAACTTGTGGATATTCTGGTGTAGTTGGACTAATAGACATTAATAAATTTAATGCCTCATCTTCTTGTTCACGATCCATCAAAAGTGTTGCTCGGTCAATTTTAAGCTGTGCTTCATCAGGAAATAAATATTGTAAATGCTCTAATAGTTCATCAGCTTCATCTAAAAAACCAAAGTTCATAAAGAAACCAACCACTTCATATTGCATATCCGGGTCTGCCTGTATTTTAAAATCCTCAAGGAGATTTTGAACGCTTTCTAAATCACCTTGTTGAATTGCTTCAATCATTCTTTTTTGTATTTCCATTTTGTCACCTGATTCTTCTAATTATACTGGATACGAGGTGTTCCGCTTTTTTTATAATTCCACTATGAACACAAATTTCCTTGGATTAACAACGTTAATCTTTGATCATCATTACATTATAAGATACAACCAACTTTGGTTACCTCCCATAATACTTGGTATCCTTTGCTTTTAACATTATGCTACATGACTGAGGCTTTATACACAAGAAAAAACTCTCCTAAAATAGGAGAGCTTTATGAGAATAAATCTATTAAATTATATTTTTTATATCTTCAAAAAATGTTGGATAGGATACCGCTATGCAATCT
This window of the Rummeliibacillus pycnus genome carries:
- a CDS encoding hydantoinase/oxoprolinase family protein yields the protein MSNYRFAVDVGGTFTDVFVFDETEKKISITKVSSTPKSPEIGIVEGVKQTEVSGNDIIRFSHGTTVGTNALIERKLPKTALVTSKGFRDVIEIRDGTRLDLWDAYNDVAPPYIKRRDRFEVQERTDYAGNILEHIDEDEVRQLGKKLKKRGVESVAICFINAYVNGENEIRVKEILREELGEDVYICNSNDVLPEIFETDRMSTTIINAVLGPTVSNYIHRLEDEMKKLEYEGDILVLHSGGGVMTSETVPRYAARLASSGIAAGAIASKYIASLCGYKNAIGFDMGGTSTDISLMYDGELRITKDWYIEYGYPIGFPSIEILTIGAGGGSISWTDEGGSLRNGPQSAGAEPGPACYGRGGTEPTNTDANVVLGRLGLNLLDGQMSLDKKASEQVIRDSIAKKFDLSIAEAADSILKVANANMCDALRLISVRRGYDPRDFALVAFGGAGGMHGAYLAKEMDIPMLIIPPYSGVAAAMGCLMVDVQHDITKTFMANAKKITVDELDHEFSSMETDAFALLKEEGIAEEDMNFIRYVDMRYAGQWRSLAITVSKLTSMDDILEQFHREHEREFAFFNATQEVEIFGLRVSAIGIVEKPELPKMFVEGTLEDALVEERPVYFEESNGFVKTPVYHRDQLPTDIQIQGPAVINQLDSTILIPPTFIAKVDEYRNILVQY
- a CDS encoding APC family permease, encoding MEDQKLLKILGNRDVMALAFGAMIGWGWVVTAGLWITGAGSLGAIISFLIGGVLVIFIGLAYAELASAMPLSGGELYFSYKALGRQISFIATWAMVLGYVSVVAFEAVALPTVFEYVVPGYSKGYMYTIAGWDVNFTWVAVGVIGSVIMAFINYRGMKVTSVVMSILTLVILISGVLLITGSSIAGNVSNMKPLFVDSWGGIMVVLIMTPFMFVGFDVIPQTAEEINLPRKRIGQLLVISVLLAIIWYVGIIFGVSYMLTPAEIAKSNLVTADAMAKAFGGSKMMGNVLVLGGIGGILTSWLGFYVGGSRAIFALAKAGMLPKSLGELHPKYKTPHKAILLIAVLTTFAPLFGRPALVWLVDAGGMALVVAWILVACAFIALRKKEPNLKRPFKVPGGNLVGWIAVVLSVGVLSLYMPGMPSALVWPYEWVIIIAWAAFGGILYKYSMHKYGAENANNIMDQEINRILSEDDIVDNSQNNKNTIGLSEDVV
- a CDS encoding aminotransferase family protein, whose product is MQKSFEYPIITKSKGEIILNTKDLVKWDQQHFIHPTTSIQEQQTKGAKVIFEKGQGIYLTSTEGKEYIDAMSSLWNVNIGHGRKELGEAAKEQMEQLAYSSCFSTFSNEPAILLTKKIAELAPPSLNAVFLTSGGSESNDTAIKLIRHYWRIQGKPEKNKIVAMNRGYHGVSAGATSATGIPEFWDMAGVTMQGFVHAKSPYEIGTAASIQSIRETIEKEGPETIAAFMTEPIQGAGGVLIPPDDFLIEVRKICDEYGILMHVDEVITGFGRTGKMFAVEHYGVEPDLLAFAKGVTSGYFPLGGVLVKDQVHEVLKEKSVGTLFHGFTYSGHPTGAAVALKNLEIMEQEGIVENSALMGTRLLNGFQEIKAASSIVGDVRAKGLLGAIEFVKDPVTNERFEKELGVAPRIVAALHDKGVICRAVTYEQTDILCFSPPLIITAEEVDKMIAIVKDVVLEIQQQLTQEVATK
- a CDS encoding zinc metallopeptidase, which produces MYIVYFLVLMLLPLYAQRKVMKTYQRYAEVRSTSGMTGAEVARTILDNNGLSNVRVVEVSGVLSDHYDPTSKTVALSSDNYHNASVAGTAVAAHECGHAIQHKEAYAFLTFRSKLVPAANISSNLSWIFIMIGMLSSTMRSLMLIGIILLAIGVLFQIVTLPVEFDASKRALNQVVSLGIIRNEEESHARKVLSAAALTYVAAAATAVLELLRLVLMYTGLNNNDD
- the lhaT gene encoding lipoprotein heptaprenylglyceryl N-acetyltransferase LhaT; amino-acid sequence: MNKLFTLVWKILSHKVFLWILLIVNILGTIYGYIWYGGQLSITEPIFYIFVPDSPTATLSFSIALVGWIFGKHWRLIEALALITLVKYGLWAVVMNLLALLEMGSIGYLGWMLVFSHFAMAVQAILYIPMYDFKITHVGLAAIWTLHNDVIDYVFGQMPIYSMLAQYMAEIGYFTFWLSIGCITLAYFVSQKRFSFARSNNYL
- a CDS encoding menaquinol-cytochrome c reductase cytochrome b/c subunit, which gives rise to MHKGKGMKFVGDTRVPQKDNRKVYPPDYSEYPGKTEPFWPDFLLKEWMVGAVFLVGYLILTVAHPSPLEGQADPTNTGYIPMPDWYFLFLYQLLKYEYASGPYNTIGAIVIPAIAIGSLMLAPFLDKGPERRPLKRPLPVAFMLLALAAMVFLTWESVVNHDWAAAKKQGQIVKAVEINQEDPGYKVYAKQSCINCHGDKLQGGAGPNLTNTGLSPEEIAKIAHEGKGGMPAGQYKGSDEDLQKLAKFISSLKAE
- the qcrB gene encoding menaquinol-cytochrome c reductase cytochrome b subunit, with the protein product MLNKIYDWVDERLDITPIWRDIADHEVPEHVNPAHHFSAFVYCFGGLTFFVTVIQILSGMFLTMYYVPDIQNAWKSVYYLQNEVAFGEIVRGMHHWGASLVIVMMFLHTLRVFFTGSYKKPRELNWIVGVLIFCVMLGLGFTGYLLPWDMKALFATKVGIQIAASVPFIGEAIKILLAGDSTIIGAETLTRFFAIHVFFLPACLLALLAAHFVMIRRQGISGPL
- a CDS encoding QcrA and Rieske domain-containing protein, with translation MSNNRVTRRQFLNYTLTGVGGFMAAGMLMPMARFAVDPILQKKAGGDFILTDKKITELSETPVKVDFTFEQVDAWYKSDVTNTAWVYKNGNEIIALSPVCKHLGCTVNWNGNAEFKNQFYCPCHGGRYEKNGKNIPGTPPLGPLDQFDVKEKDGLLMIGKARANTLV
- a CDS encoding DUF2487 family protein encodes the protein MFWTSKDIEEFLKQKEFIDTAIVPLVILEGSDLGIKQSATGAEFLMSLTNFIEQQFKGRIVLTSPITYTKSMHRKEMITSIHDELLAAGFKYIFFVTSDHEWNQIVPNYDVIWLPSIPLGDMDQKVRQSVLSDQLRQVIPMLSSKWSNQ
- a CDS encoding ReoY family proteolytic degradation factor yields the protein MTASVSVLDKKEFVRWFLKKYQMKRRECVWILNYLLGHDELLEHIHFVEEAHYCPRAMVMSTTDSSGIPFRFYRGNIMTADAEKSFHDLRLHPDEEMFIQLNFPKVPPSREYLTVLEENPYMPNYLQISESDRQLAEEILQDSMKTFQEEAILKQIDEALDQNDKEKFYKLSALLNVIKNVEK